The stretch of DNA CTAAAACCGTAAATTGTCCTataactataaaaaaaaaatgaaaacatgAAAATTACTAGACCAGGAATGTAAGTTTTCCCAGATAAAAACACCAAAGTTTATTCATATTGATGTCGAAACTTCCACAAAATTTCCAGAATCTTTTGTGAGTAAATTCTTCCCTGTTTTTTTACTCATTTAGATTTCTTTTTATACTTTTCATGGATAGGATAAAAAAAAACTTGTCCCATGATCTTTACGTGAATATGTCGTCTATCATTTCCAAAAAATTTCATCACAAGAAGATCAAAACAAATTTAGTACGTAAGACTGATGCACATTCACAATGCACTTCAAAAAATAGAAAACTTAAATTAATAACAAAGAACTTTAATTTCTTAATCCAAAGGTACATAGAGTGGTTTGTTCAAAGGACTTTTCACAAAAGAACATTAATATATTACATTGTGGTATCGAATTAGTTGATTAATGATCAATTATTTTCCGGagatgttatatatatataaacattgtTTCGTGCTTTCATCAATCATATTCCAAATTTTGGTCCGAACTTTTATATGTTTCACGCATTTAAGTGAGAAACCCTAACTAGTTTACAGTAAAAAAATACAAGTGAGTATTCATTTACGCACACATGTAACACGTATTCGACGCAATCGAGCTATGTCAAAACAACATCAACAGAACATGTGGATCGTGTATGTGTGGAGACAAATTAGGGTTTCTGAAGGGAGAACTATATTTTAGGTCATGTAATTAACTtgcatatattatattttgtgttATGTTATCGATTAATTTACAATCTTTATCTACTAATGTACACTGTTTTGTATTTTAGACATTGTTCATCGAGGATGAGAACATTGCTGACATGTCTGGTGTGCGCTCCgatgaaaaaatattgaaacCATGAATTTGACTGATGAAATAACTAAAAATGAAAACTATAAATGTTACATGACTAAGAATATAATTATGCCGGGCTTATGAATATATCGCAACAATATCAAAGCATAattgtaattaaaaaaaaaaccatttcTTATCTCCATTTTTTAGAAAGAATGTATAAATAATTCATCTATAAAATTATAAGTTGGAGCATAATTGCTCTTATTAAACAAAACCAAATCAACTTTGTGTCCATTTCTTTTTACGGTCAAATCTTGTAATTTATTGAAAAGCAAATATGTCATTCGTTATAAGATGAATTATACATTGAGGAAAATTCTCATTCTCCCACACGTAATGGGATGAGGAAAAATTGCAAAATCAGCAGTCGAATGTGCAAGTACATTTTCTGATCGCCGAAAATGAATAAGAATAATGTTACTTTGAGAATCTAGGATAATTCTGATACCTgttatcataaattttttttttacgaaAGAAAGATGTAATCATATGACAAAATCAAGTATACTAGTCCCATATGTATATATAGCTGGTAGCAGATCATATATATGGTTAAAATTGTAAAGATGAATAATTAATGTGCATATTTGGAAACAATCCCTAATCGAGTGAGGACAAATCTGAGGTAAATGGAAGGGAAATAACAGAGttaaaaaaagaataaataGAACAAAGGTGCAGGGGTAGTATTTAATTACACACATGATCATGTGAGTGCACATGCATACTTTTCCATAACCTGCACACAAATGGCTATCTGTTTCTGAAACTTTACACATATTAATTAATCTGGATGAATAAAAAGTGAGTCCGAATGGCATATGTAAGGGTCAGAATTAATATTCaatatgtttatttgatctcGTGTTTAGGTTTCGTCTCGAGCGATTATGTTTTTATCGTATATTTTTTTCGTTTATATGATTGTTTTTTCTCATAGTCGAATACATCAGATCAACGAAATATACATGAATTTCTCGGATTATTTTGGTCCGAGTAGGCTATAATGTGTGTACAATTAATCATAAGAAGTCTTTCGTTAGCAGGGATGCTTTTGATTTTTGTGCATAATTAAATTCCACATTCTTACAACATtatctaaaataaaatatataaatttcagTTGTATGCCACCAAAGTCACGAGACcatctaatatatatatatatatattatacccTGCACACTCTTTTCCTGCACACCTGTGGGCGCCTGCCTACGTGGCACGCCCACAACCAcacaaaattttttgttttgttttttttttaaaaggctGACCAATCATGCGATACCCTGCACACCTGGTGTGCAGGGTAACAAATTcgtgtatttatatatatatatatatatatatatatatacttctaTACTATTCTATTGAGTTTGAGACCCTTATAATATctaactttggtgtcatggtctgttttaataattatttatattaataaaaagtTAAAGTTTTAATGAAAGTTATTTGTAGTTCAGCGGATATAATCATTGTCTCTTGGGTTTAGGGCTTAAGATCAATTCTCACTgaggtcatttttttattcttttatttttcgatttattttttaatttatatatcaaaattacagtgtaatccctcgctatttcttataattatattttgatcttcatttttttattcttttcaatttattttttaatctatatatcaaaattacagtgtagtccatcgctatttcttataattatattttgatcctcatttaaatataaatcaaatgaattataaaaaatattatacaagcacgcaacGCGTGCGTCGGTACACTAGTATATATAAAGCACGCACGCACGCACAAACACATAATTGTTtcaattaatattaaatttctctcattttttaaatgtatgtatataatttagtgaaatttattttaaaatatataaaattagaaataatttaacattCGCATGAAAACTAATCGAATCCTCACATAAATTCGTAAAAGTGAGAATAAATATAGCGTATCAATTTGGCTTTCAAATGAAAATTTGTAAATCTATTATTTATTTCCTAAATTTGAACTTATTAAAAGCCTAAGAAAATCCAAATGATTCTTTAACACAGCTTGTTGTCATGCGACATCACGTGATTCTAGGACATTTAAACATGGGGGCAACGCTAATATTATTCTAAGTGTTTTTAATGTCAGAGTGAGTCTCGTGTTAAACGATCTCACAGATATAAATAGCCTCACTAGATTTAAATCCGTAAGACGGATCAATTCGATTCATATTTGGAGTGTAAAttaatacttttaacataaaaaaataatatattttcacgGGTCAGATCATATATGAGATATATATTACAGAATTGAGTTAGAAGACACGGTTTCATAAGAGTTTTTGTGCTGATTTTTTGTTGTGGACTTTATTATGCCACCATTAAGTCAAAATGAGCgtttcatttctcattttagGGCAAAAAAATAGTTGATTAATCTGTAATTTTATGTTATCTTAGATCTAGATTtggatttttatatttttttaatttagagACTTGATTAGGATCTATATCCAAACTCAAGTTTGTACTTTTTACTATGGCTCGCCTCTTACATTAAACTATTCCCTTCAGATTTATTATGTGAAAAATCATCACTATAATTGTCTTATTGCTCTTATCTCTAACTTAATTAGCATATGCGTGTTGGTTTAAATGGTTCTTTCATGTGCCTCTATTTTTGGGAGAATTAAATTCTTGTGATTCCAAATCTAattttgaacttaaacatatttACTTCTTTCTTTGCCCAAAATTactttacgattatgtatgcgAGTTCACAGTAAACTGATAatctaaataatttttttttgttaatatcTAGTAATCGGGATTTTTGATAGTTTGGATAAATCCAAAAAATTGCCATCGGACATATTTCGAACACTCCAGACCGGCCCCAATTGGGTTGGGAAGTCCCAACCCATTAAAGGCTGTGCGAGGTTAGACGGGTCGACCCGCcaaaaaaatgtatatatttttttaaaaaaaaacactcaTTAACtcataattataaataaatatttcaaaatgtaTCAACCATGTCCAATAACCATACTTAATCCAttacaaataatatataaaacttTCAAAATTCATAAGTCATTAACCATACTTAATCCATTaccaataatataaatatttcaaaacacttcaaaaattaaaaataatataaatatttcaaatgtATCAACCCTGCATCATTCATCAACCATTATACAATTATGTTTTCTTCTCCATCCATCTCTTTCTTCATCAATAATTTCcaaaaaaattgatatatatacCTCGCCCGATAAAGTCTTCTTAATACTTGTTCTATCTTCATCATCTACGTAAAAGATAAAATagttaaatattaaaatcacaATAAACTAATATGCCaactaaattaaaaaatataattcaataatttttaaattaaattaccaTGATCATGACCAAATAAAAGCTTGCACTTTTTTCGGAAGGGTGCTACTTGTATACTTGGTGAGCACATGGACCACCAATAGAAAAAGTTGATTCTGATACAACAGTAGTTACGGGAATAACCAAAACATGGAATGGCATCCGCGCAAGCGTGGGTTACTAGTTCTTATGATTCATCCAATACTCAGACATCAAAATCTTcataatataaaaattcaagcTTTGGTTCTTCTAAATAGATATTCAATTGAGATTTTTCAGCTGTTATAGTTACGTTTGACTCTCATATTCTTTAATTTCCTACATTAATTTAGATTGAAACATTTTATcgccaaaaatatatatatactaattaaataatacaattaaagTGAAAGATATAAGAATTCTTACATCAAAAATTATTTTGCCCTTGTTTCTAAATCCTCATCCACTTTGCATAGATGGAAGTGTGATATAAGAAGATTGAAGTTGCGAAGAACGTAAGGATGGCAACGGGTTCGGGTTGAAGGGTTTGGTCAAACCCAGAACTCACATTGCCTTCCTTTAGACCCTCCCCGCCCCGCGAACCCGGCCGGTCCGGTCCGGGTTGGACCCATTGAATGGACCAAtcgaaaatatataattttatatttattcaataaaaatttaaaaattaacaaatcattaaatttttatgtccaaatttatattaataatactcAGAACATAAAAATATTAGCACAAGTGAAAAAATATCGACTTGTATTCAATTgataacaaaaaaatttgtactgatatattttcatattaaacatataataacaaaataaaataattttcaattCTATTTCTATTTTGCTCCACAGTCTTCCATCAAAACAACCACAAGATGGTAACAAGTAAACAAGATATGACACAAATCCAAGACATAAACAATGTAAGATTCTCTACAAGAATGAATCCTAAAGCAAGACGAATTACACAACACAAGAATCATTAATACATATAAGTTTGtggatgaattttttttattaaaatttaaaccctttcatatataaaaacttttttttatatagattgataccccatggatgggcctaGCCCAGATGAAAGACATGAATGGGTCCACTACTCTTGgctcatccctagcccaaatggaagacaagcccatcaagggcccaggtatcctcctataaataccaggtttgattgTTCAGTTAAgctattcactatattgttttcagcagcgcctttagctgctcccccatatatcctcagtctctgacttgagcgtcggagtggctacgccaggacaccctcctggccccctcctaacggtcttatttgtgatttcaggcccaggataattttgaagcccgtgtctaaattagtgacgcttgcgtgaaTCGAACActaaattttccgtgagtatcatAGATAATTTGGCATTACAATAATTTTTAGAATTACtgttttttatcttttatttttaataaagttCAAGGTTATTTTTCGAAAGCCAAAGTCTGAAGTCTTAGAATTAGTGTTTTTATCAAATTATTTCTATTTATATATAGAAAttattaaagttatatttgatttCCTGAATCACATTCTTTTGTTTTTCACATTGAAATTGagattaatttataaaatatgtaTTTGGATTGCCAAGAGTTAAAAGTTGCTTGTGTTGGTATTTATACAGAGAGAGGTATTGACCAAATCCTTCCCCTCGGCGCTGTCTAGATCGAGGGAGATGAGCGAAGCTCGCATCCGCCGCACCAAATCAACGGGCCTGCCTCCAAAGGGCTGACACTTTAATTACCTAACCTGTTTTTTAATAGTGGGATGATCGGACGGACCAAATCCGAATTGATAGGTCTACTCCcaatcataattttttaaattcttgaTACAAAATTTACCGGCAGTATGCATTGAAATAGTATTAAATCGCACACTTAATGTAGACATCAGCACAAAATCCCCTGCTACACTTGATAATCTAAATTGTGTCGCACTTTATTCAAACGAGCCTAATTTGCaccgattttaaaaaaatttagtgcacaaaatattatatataaacaaaatataataaatcataatttttttttttgcattttgtTTATGTATAATGTTTGctctttttaattatttaaaatccaCGCAAACGAGATTTGTTTGAGCAAAATATAACAAGATATAGAACATCAAGTGTAATGGATGATTTTGTCTCTTTACACATATGTTCACAGTGGGTATGTTTGCATGACCAAAAtatgtgtgagacggtctcacgagtcgtattttgtgagacggatatcttatttgggtcatccatggaaaaatattattttttatactaagagtattactttttattgtgaatatcggtagaattgactcgtctcacagataaagattcgtgagacatgTTGCATATAAAACAGCGTAGCGATGTatgtacacatatatatatatatatacatacataattATTAACATATGTTTTTTGGAAAGGACAAGCCAGTTACATGATGAAAAGGACGGAACTTGGAAAACCCTGAAATCAAATTGATCTGATGCACATAAATACAAGCCCAAAAGAAGATGAAAAAGAGAAGTGGTTAACTCCACTCATATTCACGTTGAAAGTGAAACAAAATTAATCGAATTATAGAATATGGCCTAGAAATACGCATTTTTGGACAATTTGATTAAAATATCTCCTAGTACGTAGCAGTGTAATACTCGATAGATCCACCTACCACCTCACATTCATGTTGGCACAttcacaaaataataataccattcataattttaaaattacaaaaagttattataaaaaaaaatgtctaattaaaatatatattttattagacaataattaatttatatactAAATCAAAAAACATAAGTAtctatttaaaaatttgaagtgGCTACTCAGAATTACTCTCTCCCAGTGAGTAATTTTCTTTATAAAACAAAGATAGAAACAGCCATTTCTCTTCCACATAAAACCTCCATTTCAACAAATCCAAGAAAAAAGCGCTCCAAAAATTCCATCTCACTGCGCAAACGTGATGGCCCAGCTGTTGTTCTTGGATCCTGAGATTCTGGCTTtctgaataatattttatatcccCTGTAAACCACATTTACGAACTAAAATCATATATCCCACAAAACATGATCTCGTGTTCCTCCCAATACTGCTTCGAGTTGTTATCTGTGGCGGCTTAGTTTTGTTTCTCTGTAATGCCTGTTCGTCCATGGCGGCCCCGCCttctcttctttttcttctgtgCTTTTCTGTTGTTCTTCTCTTTTTCGCCGTCTTTTGCAATCAATCCACAGGGTGAATGCCTTCTTtattggaagggaagcttaaaTGCATCTGCGGAGGCTTTGAATAATTGGGATTCGACTGATGAAACTCCATGTCGATGGTTTGGTGTAACCTGCAACTTCAAGAATGAAGTTGTGGAGATAAACCTGAGGTACATTGATTTGCATGGAAATGTTCCTAATAATTTCAGTTCTTTGGAGTACTCCTTAAATAAACTTGTCTTGTCGGGGACGAATCTAACCGGTTCGATCCCTGAAGGAATCGGCAATCTTCAAGAGCTGAGGGTTCTTGATTTGAGTGACAATAAAATAAATGGCGAAATTCCGGGTTTTATCAGTCACTTGCCTAAATTGGAGCAGCTTTATCTCAACACAAATCTGTTGGCAGGCTCAATTCCAGGCGAAATCAGGAACCTGACATCCCTGGTTGAGTTGATAATCTATGATAATCAGCTCAGCGGGGAGATTCCTGGCGGCATTGGAAATTTGAAGAATCTTGAAGTGATTAGAGCTGGTGGGAACAAGAATCTTGGAGGTTCTATCCCTCAAGAACTCGGAAACTGCACAAATTTAATCTTGTTAGGCCTGGCAGAAACCAGCATTTCTGGGTTTCTTCCTTCTTCCATTGGAATGTTGAAAGAGCTCCAGACTCTTGCTGTATATACAGCTCTGCTTTCGGGACAAATTCCTCCAGAACTCGGTGATTGTGCTGCGCTGCGGAATGTTTATCTCTATGAAAACACACTCATCGGCTCGATTCCGACTAGACTTGGAAGCCTACAGAATTTGGAGATTCTCTTGCTATGGCAGAACAATCTGGTCGGCACAATTCCTCCGCAGCTTGGAAACTGTAATAATTTACTAGTTATCGATGCTTCGATGAATTTTTTAACCGGTGGGATTCCAGAATCTTTTGGAAATTTGACCCAGTTGCAAGAGTTGCAGCTGAGTGCGAATCAAATTTCCGGCAAGATTCCGGTTGGGCTTGGGAATTGCTTGGCTCTGACTCATATTGAGCTCGATAACAATCAAATCACTGGAACAATCCCTGCAGAGTTCGGGAATCTGATAAATTTGACTCTTTTGTTTCTGTGGCAAAATCGTTTGGAGGGTAATATTCCTCCATCTTTATCTTCTTGTAAGAACCTGGAAGCTATTGACTTGTCGCAGAATGGATTGACAGGTCCGATACCGAGCGGTATATTTGGATTACAGAATCTAAACAAGTTTTTACTGCTGTCAAATAATATTTCTGGTTATATACCTCCTGAAATTGGGAATTGTTCTTCGCTGATTCGGTTCCGAGCGAGTAACAATATGCTGACGGGGAATGTGCCCCCATATATTGGGAGGTTGAAgaatttgaatttcttggatCTTGGAATGAATAGGCTTTCCGGGATTGTGCCAGTTGAGATTTCTGGTTGTCAAAATCTCACTTTTCTTGATTTGCATTCCAATTCGATAACTGGGAACTTGCCGGATGATTTGAATCGGCTTGTTACCCTGCAGTTTCTTGATGTTTATGATAATCTCATTGAAGGCACTTTGAATCCAAGTCTTGGTTCATTGATTTCAATCACGAAGCTCATTCTCGGGAAGAACAAGCTATCTGGTTCGATCCCTAGTGAACTTGGTTCGTGTTCTAAGCTTCAGATGCTTGATTTAAGCAGCAATGAGTTAGAGGGTAAGATCCCGGGGAGTCTGGGGAAGATTCCTGCATTGGAAATTGCTTTAAATTTGAGCTGTAATAAACTTTCGGGTGGGATCCCGGAGGAGTTTGCCGAGTTGGACAGACTTGGAGTACTAGACATTTCTCACAACCAACTCTCCGGGGACCTACAGTATCTAGCCGTTCTTCAGAATCTCGTGGTTCTAAACGTATCATACAACAATTTCTCAGGAGAGGTGCCAAACACGCCGTTTTTCGCCAAGCTGCCACTCAGCCTCCTAGATGGCAACCCCGACTTGTGCTTTTCCGGCGACAAAGAGTGCTCGGCTAATGAGGGCGCTGCCGCCAGGCACAAGATGTCCGCAAGGGTGGCGATGGTGGTGTTGATTTGTACGGCCTGCTTGTTGATGTTGGCCGCTCTCTACATCATCCTCGGGGGCAAGATGCGCGGGCACGGGTCCCACGAGTGCGATATGGACAACAGGGAAGATGTAGAGTTAGGGGGGCCGTGGGAGGTCACATTGTATCAAAAGTTCAGTTTATCTATCAACGATGTTGTAAAATCTTTAACACCTATTAACCTAATTGGTCATGGTCAGTCAGCCACAGTATATCGAGCCGTAACCCCGTCTGGATCCGTCATCGCCGTTAAAAGATTCCGCACATCCGAAAAGTACTCGTCAACCACATTCTCATCCGAGATCATGACACTAGCCCGTATCCGACACAGAAACATTGTTAGACTTCTAGGTTGGTCATCCAACAGGAAGACCAAACTGTTATTCTATGACTACTTGCATAACGGCACATTAGGCGACTTGTTACACGAGGGGCAAGGGGACAAGATCGAATGGGAGATTCGATTCAAGATTGCGTTAGGAGTTGCCGAGGGCTTAGCCTACTTGCATTGCGATTGCAGGCCGCCTATCCTACATCGAGATGTGAAGACACAAAACATACTGTTGGGGGAAAGATACGAGCCATGTTTAGCTGATTTTGGACTAGCAAGGTTTGTTGAAGATGAAAATGCTGCATTAGCTGCATATCCCCAGCTAGCTGGATCATATGGATATTTTGCTCCTGGTAAAATTCTCTCCCTCTGTTTCCTATTTTGCTCAAAAAATCATGCACTTATTATTTGTGATTTTACACTCTATGAAATATTGAAACTACAttcttgtttttcacagtataATCTGTCACTTTCGTAAAGTACTGCACGCATAATTGCTATCAAGATCATTTCAGTTGTAATAATTGCTTAATAATAAAATGTGGTTGGAAACTTCATTGGATGTTACATGTAATTGTGTTCGCTAATTGTGGGGACTCATGCATGTGAAGTCACGTGATTGCCTCAACTCTATCCTAATTAATTTGTCTCCGTATATTTGGCTTGGCCCCTGCTAGGATGCCCGATGAGTTCATCAAGAAATTTTCCTTCTAAC from Primulina tabacum isolate GXHZ01 chromosome 3, ASM2559414v2, whole genome shotgun sequence encodes:
- the LOC142540822 gene encoding uncharacterized protein LOC142540822, whose amino-acid sequence is MPVRPWRPRLLFFFFCAFLLFFSFSPSFAINPQGECLLYWKGSLNASAEALNNWDSTDETPCRWFGVTCNFKNEVVEINLRYIDLHGNVPNNFSSLEYSLNKLVLSGTNLTGSIPEGIGNLQELRVLDLSDNKINGEIPGFISHLPKLEQLYLNTNLLAGSIPGEIRNLTSLVELIIYDNQLSGEIPGGIGNLKNLEVIRAGGNKNLGGSIPQELGNCTNLILLGLAETSISGFLPSSIGMLKELQTLAVYTALLSGQIPPELGDCAALRNVYLYENTLIGSIPTRLGSLQNLEILLLWQNNLVGTIPPQLGNCNNLLVIDASMNFLTGGIPESFGNLTQLQELQLSANQISGKIPVGLGNCLALTHIELDNNQITGTIPAEFGNLINLTLLFLWQNRLEGNIPPSLSSCKNLEAIDLSQNGLTGPIPSGIFGLQNLNKFLLLSNNISGYIPPEIGNCSSLIRFRASNNMLTGNVPPYIGRLKNLNFLDLGMNRLSGIVPVEISGCQNLTFLDLHSNSITGNLPDDLNRLVTLQFLDVYDNLIEGTLNPSLGSLISITKLILGKNKLSGSIPSELGSCSKLQMLDLSSNELEGKIPGSLGKIPALEIALNLSCNKLSGGIPEEFAELDRLGVLDISHNQLSGDLQYLAVLQNLVVLNVSYNNFSGEVPNTPFFAKLPLSLLDGNPDLCFSGDKECSANEGAAARHKMSARVAMVVLICTACLLMLAALYIILGGKMRGHGSHECDMDNREDVELGGPWEVTLYQKFSLSINDVVKSLTPINLIGHGQSATVYRAVTPSGSVIAVKRFRTSEKYSSTTFSSEIMTLARIRHRNIVRLLGWSSNRKTKLLFYDYLHNGTLGDLLHEGQGDKIEWEIRFKIALGVAEGLAYLHCDCRPPILHRDVKTQNILLGERYEPCLADFGLARFVEDENAALAAYPQLAGSYGYFAPEYASMVKITEKSDVYSYGVVLLEIITGKKPIDPSLGEGQHLIQWVRDHLKNKKDPVDLVDQNLQGHPDTQIQEMVQALGIALLCTSNRQGDRPSMNDVVALLKEIKHEQVAGGDQTQKPANKSSNNCEVSSFSSSSVTPAQLLLLQVSSNCSLAYSSSSTNYNGNQ